From the Salarias fasciatus chromosome 16, fSalaFa1.1, whole genome shotgun sequence genome, one window contains:
- the LOC115403622 gene encoding C-X-C chemokine receptor type 4, producing MEDIIFDFDNGTYNNSEESGDFELDYQEACDTALSADFNKIFLPTVYGIIFILGAIGNGLVVVVMGYQKKVKTMTDKYRLHLSVADLLFVFTLPFWAVDAAKTWYFGSFLCVSVHVIYTVNLYSSVLILAFISLDRYLAVVRATNSQTTRKLLASRVIYVGVWLPAIILTVPDLVFARVQNAGSSNFFLTDEGEDTAYSRTICERIYPEATSLIWTVVFRFWHILVGFILPGLVILVCYCIIIAKLSQGTKGQALKKKALKTTVILILCFFTCWLPYCVGIFLDTLIMLNVVPSSCALQQAVEKWISITEALAYFHCCLNPILYAFLGVKFKKSARSALTVNSRSSQKVTLMTKKRGHISSVSTESESSSVLAS from the coding sequence GACATCATTTTTGACTTTGACAACGGTACATACAACAACTCGGAGGAGTCTGGAGACTTTGAGCTGGACTACCAGGAGGCGTGTGACACAGCGCTGAGCGCCGACTTCAACAAGATCTTCCTTCCAACGGTGTACGGAATAATCTTCATTCTGGGAGCAATTGGAAATGGATTAGTTGTGGTAGTCATGGGCTAtcagaaaaaggtgaaaacaatGACGGACAAGTACCGGCTCCATCTGTCTGTGGCTGACCTCTTGTTCGTCTTCACGCTGCCCTTCTGGGCCGTGGACGCGGCCAAAACCTGGTACTTTGGAAGCTTCCTCTGCGTGTCTGTGCACGTGATCTACACGGTCAACTTGTACAGCAGCGTGTTGATCCTCGCCTTCATCAGTCTAGACAGATACTTGGCAGTTGTTCGAGCCACAAACAGCCAAACCACAAGGAAGCTGCTCGCGAGCAGAGTGATCTATGTGGGTGTGTGGCTGCCTGCCATCATACTGACCGTCCCCGACCTGGTGTTTGCCCGGGTTCAGAATGCGGGCTCTTCAAATTTCTTCCTGACAGACGAAGGTGAAGACACGGCGTACTCCAGGACTATCTGCGAGCGCATCTACCCGGAGGCAACCAGTCTCATATGGACAGTCGTGTTCCGCTTCTGGCACATCCTGGTGGGCTTCATCCTGCCTGGCCTCGTCATCCTCGTCTGCTACTGCATCATCATCGCCAAGCTGTCCCAAGGCACCAAGGGCCAGGCGCTGAAAAAGAAAGCGCTGAAGACCACGGTCATCCTCATCCTGTGCTTTTTCACCTGCTGGCTGCCCTACTGCGTGGGTATCTTCCTGGACACCCTCATCATGCTGAACGTGGTCCCGTCATCTTGCGCGCTGCAGCAGGCGGTGGAGAAGTGGATTTCAATCACCGAGGCTCTGGCTTACTTCCACTGCTGCCTAAACCCCATCCTCTACGCTTTCCTGGGAGTTAAGTTTAAGAAGTCAGCCAGGAGTGCGCTGACAGTCAACAGCAGATCAAGTCAGAAAGTGACTCTCATGACAAAAAAGCGAGGGCACATTTCTTCTGTGTCAACCGAGTCAGAGTCTTCGAGTGTGCTGGCCAGTTAA